A portion of the Flavobacterium magnum genome contains these proteins:
- the deoC gene encoding deoxyribose-phosphate aldolase, with translation MTDIRQYLDSTYLKTAQQAGLTEAENLEVVTQCIREAIHERFKLVMIRPEMVSLARKMVDDAASKLLIGTVIDFPLGKSPVEMKMAEAEKAIEDGADDLDFVCNYEAFKSGESSLVRDEVLKCTALGLASGKTVKWIIEVAALDNQQVVKLSALIKNVVLTHFKEDLYASVFVKSSTGFYPTENNLPNGATIPAITMMIENASPLSVKAAGGVRTSEEALSMIRLGVKRIGTSSAKAIAEGKVSGSSY, from the coding sequence ATGACTGATATCAGGCAATACCTGGATTCCACGTACCTTAAGACCGCGCAACAGGCCGGACTTACTGAAGCTGAGAATCTGGAAGTCGTGACCCAATGCATTCGGGAGGCCATACACGAGCGTTTTAAACTCGTCATGATTCGTCCTGAAATGGTGTCGTTGGCAAGGAAAATGGTCGATGACGCGGCTTCAAAGCTATTGATCGGGACCGTTATTGATTTCCCATTGGGAAAATCCCCGGTGGAAATGAAAATGGCCGAAGCCGAAAAGGCGATTGAGGACGGCGCCGACGATCTCGATTTTGTCTGCAATTACGAAGCGTTCAAAAGCGGCGAAAGTAGCCTGGTACGCGATGAAGTGCTGAAATGTACGGCACTCGGCCTCGCGTCAGGGAAAACCGTAAAATGGATCATCGAAGTGGCTGCGCTCGACAACCAGCAGGTGGTGAAACTTTCGGCACTAATCAAGAACGTCGTGCTGACCCACTTCAAGGAAGATCTTTACGCGTCGGTATTTGTGAAATCATCAACGGGATTTTATCCGACTGAAAATAACCTGCCCAACGGTGCAACAATTCCTGCAATCACGATGATGATCGAGAATGCGTCGCCCCTTTCCGTAAAAGCGGCCGGCGGCGTGCGCACGTCAGAGGAAGCGCTCAGCATGATCCGGCTTGGGGTAAAGCGCATCGGGACATCGTCCGCGAAAGCAATTGCTGAAGGAAAAGTGTCGGGAAGCAGCTATTAA
- a CDS encoding gliding motility protein RemB, with product MKYTLLSLFFLMLFGVASGQKSSEQLPVFPNCENRNPKELEDCFYAQLQDFVFNNFKVPENLTQNDYKGNVNVLFEVDSTGTFKVQYVDAIYPELIKESKRIFAALPKIKPATFNGKPVYSKFTYRIAIPLRNVAATQDAQQRTEQQAQTSKQKELTEIDSLPYRKFDNPLLKSRLFVPFTHSNYARFDAAMNQVGANNHTGSKPFTYEEVTAYYDLAAAEKKLLKGKTGWWGRKIWDENFVQFQGEGYWLTLNPIVDLRLGKSKGEQSVSTFQNTRGVQLQVGLGTDLVFTSTIYESQGRFAGYFNQYAESIKPSGGDPAIIPGVGIAKRFKADAYDFPSAEANITYTPSKFIDLQLGYGRNFIGDGYRSLLLGDAASPYPYIKINTKFWKIKYTNTYLWLKDVRQDVLEDRTYATKFMANHYLSWNINKRINLGFFESVVWTNSNGRGFDMNFVNPIIFYRTVEFTSSARSGNAVLGLTGKYKWSNSINFYGQFILDEFSLGAVKEQNKSWLNKSGIQLGAKYFNAFSIDNLLLQFEYNAIRPYVYSHSDPLTNYGHNNQSMGHPWGGNARELIAIARYNKGRYFADAKLTYGIRGFDFDSAADAFNYGGNIYKNYNEGRPFDTGVAIGQGNKTNIVIADLQAGYIINPVTNLKLFASLIYRSFDPETETATTFKDNTTWFSVGVRADLFNWYFDY from the coding sequence ATGAAATATACATTACTTTCTTTGTTTTTCCTGATGCTTTTCGGAGTGGCGTCCGGCCAGAAATCAAGCGAACAGCTGCCTGTGTTCCCCAATTGCGAAAACAGGAATCCCAAGGAATTGGAGGACTGTTTTTACGCCCAACTCCAGGATTTCGTATTCAACAATTTCAAGGTGCCCGAAAACCTGACCCAAAATGATTACAAAGGGAACGTCAATGTACTGTTTGAAGTCGATTCCACCGGGACATTCAAAGTACAATACGTCGATGCGATTTACCCCGAACTGATCAAGGAATCCAAGAGGATTTTCGCCGCGCTGCCCAAAATTAAACCGGCGACTTTCAACGGCAAACCGGTGTACAGCAAGTTTACCTACCGGATTGCCATCCCGCTGCGCAACGTAGCCGCCACACAGGATGCGCAGCAGCGGACCGAACAGCAAGCCCAAACATCAAAGCAGAAGGAACTCACGGAAATCGACAGCCTGCCGTACAGGAAATTCGACAATCCACTGCTGAAAAGCCGGTTGTTTGTGCCTTTCACCCACAGCAATTACGCGCGGTTTGACGCGGCAATGAATCAGGTGGGGGCTAACAATCATACCGGTTCAAAACCGTTTACCTACGAAGAAGTTACTGCGTATTATGATCTCGCTGCCGCAGAAAAGAAGCTGCTTAAAGGCAAGACCGGTTGGTGGGGCCGGAAAATCTGGGATGAGAATTTCGTGCAGTTCCAGGGCGAGGGCTATTGGCTGACACTGAATCCGATTGTCGATCTGCGGCTTGGGAAGAGCAAAGGGGAGCAGTCGGTGTCAACTTTCCAGAACACCCGCGGCGTGCAGCTGCAGGTGGGACTGGGTACCGATTTGGTTTTCACTTCGACGATTTACGAAAGCCAGGGCCGGTTTGCGGGTTATTTCAACCAGTATGCCGAGTCGATTAAGCCCTCCGGCGGTGATCCCGCGATCATTCCGGGTGTTGGGATTGCAAAAAGGTTCAAGGCAGATGCGTACGACTTTCCGTCTGCGGAAGCCAACATTACCTACACGCCATCCAAATTCATTGACCTCCAACTGGGGTATGGGCGGAACTTCATCGGTGATGGATACCGGTCGTTACTGTTGGGGGATGCGGCAAGTCCGTATCCTTACATAAAGATCAATACAAAATTCTGGAAAATCAAGTACACGAATACCTATCTGTGGCTCAAGGATGTGCGCCAGGATGTGCTGGAAGACCGCACTTACGCCACGAAATTCATGGCAAACCACTACCTGAGCTGGAACATCAACAAACGGATTAACCTGGGTTTTTTCGAGTCGGTGGTTTGGACAAACAGCAACGGGCGGGGCTTCGATATGAATTTCGTCAACCCGATAATTTTTTACCGCACGGTCGAGTTTACCTCGTCAGCGCGCAGCGGAAATGCTGTACTTGGACTGACCGGAAAATATAAATGGAGCAACAGCATCAATTTTTACGGGCAATTCATCCTCGACGAATTTTCACTGGGTGCCGTAAAGGAGCAGAACAAAAGCTGGCTGAACAAATCGGGGATACAGCTGGGTGCAAAATACTTCAACGCCTTTTCAATCGACAACCTGCTGCTTCAATTTGAATACAACGCGATCCGCCCCTACGTGTATTCGCACAGCGACCCGCTCACGAATTACGGGCACAACAACCAAAGCATGGGCCATCCCTGGGGCGGTAACGCGCGGGAACTCATTGCGATTGCGAGATATAATAAAGGCCGGTATTTTGCCGACGCGAAGCTGACTTACGGCATCCGCGGCTTCGATTTTGATTCGGCTGCCGATGCATTCAATTATGGAGGGAACATTTACAAGAATTACAATGAAGGACGGCCGTTTGATACCGGAGTGGCCATCGGGCAGGGCAATAAGACCAATATCGTGATCGCCGACCTGCAAGCGGGCTACATTATAAATCCCGTGACCAACCTCAAATTATTTGCGAGCCTGATTTACAGGAGCTTTGATCCCGAAACCGAAACTGCCACTACTTTTAAGGACAACACCACCTGGTTTTCAGTGGGCGTGCGTGCGGATCTGTTCAACTGGTATTTCGATTATTAA
- the cyoE gene encoding heme o synthase — protein MSATANTFSIKSIFLDFKEITKAGLAISVLFSSIAGYLLGFDDAHPFSWRVLAMLIVGGYCMVGASNAYNQVIEKDLDALMDRTKNRPVPSGRMSPNMALFVASLLTIVGLVLLYLINPKTAMFGAVSIFLYTSVYTPLKTVTPLSVFVGAFPGAIPFMLGWVAATGDFGIEAGTLFLIQFFWQFPHFWAIGWFLYEDYEKAGFFMLPSGKRDNTTALQVILYTSWLIGASLLPFVLPYFVLTKLSLSVVAALLVLILGLWLLSHGIRLYRLRTAKAAKSLMLASVAYITLLQIIYIADKFLR, from the coding sequence TTGAGCGCGACCGCAAACACTTTTTCCATCAAATCCATCTTTCTTGATTTTAAGGAAATCACCAAGGCGGGATTGGCGATCAGTGTTTTGTTTTCGTCGATTGCGGGTTATCTGCTCGGTTTTGACGACGCGCACCCGTTTAGCTGGCGTGTTTTGGCCATGCTGATTGTCGGTGGTTACTGTATGGTGGGCGCGTCGAATGCGTACAACCAAGTCATCGAGAAAGATCTCGATGCGCTGATGGACCGCACAAAAAACAGGCCTGTGCCGTCCGGGAGGATGTCTCCGAATATGGCACTGTTCGTTGCAAGCCTGCTGACAATCGTCGGACTGGTGCTCCTGTACCTGATCAACCCGAAAACGGCCATGTTTGGCGCCGTGTCTATTTTCCTGTATACGAGTGTTTATACGCCATTGAAGACGGTGACGCCATTGTCGGTGTTCGTGGGAGCGTTTCCCGGCGCGATTCCGTTCATGCTGGGGTGGGTAGCCGCGACGGGCGATTTCGGGATTGAGGCCGGTACCTTGTTCCTGATTCAGTTTTTCTGGCAGTTTCCGCACTTTTGGGCAATTGGCTGGTTTCTGTATGAGGATTATGAGAAGGCCGGATTTTTCATGCTGCCTTCCGGAAAGCGGGACAATACGACGGCATTGCAGGTTATACTGTACACCTCCTGGCTGATTGGAGCCTCGCTGCTTCCTTTTGTGCTGCCGTATTTTGTGCTGACGAAATTGTCGCTTTCTGTGGTGGCCGCCCTACTGGTCCTGATTTTGGGATTGTGGCTGCTTAGCCATGGCATCCGGCTGTACAGGCTGCGCACGGCAAAAGCCGCAAAGTCGCTGATGCTGGCTAGTGTGGCATACATCACGCTATTGCAGATAATATACATTGCAGATAAATTTTTAAGATAA
- a CDS encoding cytochrome c oxidase subunit 3: MIQMTLTEEERQKHVRSKKMLLWFAMISMIMVFAGLTSGYIVSKKREDWVAFDLPMAFTISTILILISSITFHLAKTSIQKDKRSATSLFLLATLVLGGLFVYFQFAGFHELYERQLFPSGSSSKITVSFLYVFVVVHLAHLAGGLISLLVVIYNHFKQKYNSGQTLGLELGAMFWHFLDFLWLYLFLFLYFFK, encoded by the coding sequence ATGATACAGATGACTCTTACAGAAGAAGAACGTCAAAAGCACGTGCGTTCCAAAAAAATGCTGCTGTGGTTCGCTATGATCAGTATGATTATGGTTTTCGCGGGATTGACAAGCGGTTATATCGTGAGCAAAAAACGTGAGGATTGGGTGGCTTTCGATCTTCCGATGGCTTTTACGATCAGTACCATCCTGATATTGATCAGCAGCATCACATTTCACCTCGCCAAAACATCGATACAAAAGGACAAACGCAGTGCTACCAGCCTTTTTCTTTTGGCTACATTGGTGCTGGGCGGACTTTTTGTTTATTTCCAGTTTGCGGGATTTCATGAGCTGTATGAACGGCAGCTTTTCCCGTCGGGAAGCTCGAGTAAAATCACCGTTTCATTCCTCTATGTTTTCGTCGTTGTGCATTTGGCGCACCTTGCAGGCGGATTGATTTCGCTTTTGGTCGTAATTTATAATCATTTTAAACAAAAATACAATTCGGGGCAAACCCTTGGATTAGAGCTAGGTGCGATGTTCTGGCACTTTCTCGATTTTCTGTGGCTATACCTGTTTTTATTTTTATATTTCTTTAAATAA
- a CDS encoding cytochrome c oxidase subunit 3, which yields MEATATTANNNVKTWGGGNEPLGASYGKLMMWFFIVSDALTFSGFLAAYGFSRFKFIETWPTPDEVFTHFPFMHGVSAPMYYVALMTFILIFSSVTMVLAVDAGHQLNKKKVTFYMFLTIIGGLIFVGSQAWEWSNFIKGEYGAIETKGGSLLQFVNDKGERVKLEEFVVQLPEEREQLTRSRAKWFMDEPTLSTYSVSEVQAAFIAHPELRVRTEVNYRTDNKDLMNDATVDHGLMKTTEHKHKAILTRDASLKRMENAHLVVEGANLKRNEYGSKLFADFFFFITGFHGFHVFSGVIINIIIFFNVLLGTYEKRRSYEMIEKVGLYWHFVDLVWVFVFTVFYLV from the coding sequence ATGGAAGCGACAGCTACTACTGCAAACAATAACGTGAAAACCTGGGGCGGCGGCAATGAGCCGTTAGGTGCAAGTTACGGGAAACTGATGATGTGGTTTTTCATCGTATCAGATGCCCTGACGTTCTCAGGATTCCTTGCTGCATATGGTTTTTCAAGATTCAAATTTATAGAAACCTGGCCTACGCCTGATGAAGTGTTTACGCACTTCCCGTTCATGCACGGCGTTTCCGCACCAATGTATTATGTGGCGTTGATGACGTTTATCCTGATTTTTTCTTCGGTGACAATGGTATTGGCCGTAGATGCGGGGCACCAGCTGAATAAGAAAAAAGTTACGTTCTACATGTTCCTGACCATTATCGGTGGTTTGATTTTCGTGGGCTCACAAGCCTGGGAATGGAGCAACTTTATCAAAGGAGAATATGGGGCGATTGAAACCAAGGGAGGCAGTCTGCTGCAATTCGTAAACGACAAGGGCGAACGGGTTAAACTCGAGGAATTCGTCGTACAGTTGCCTGAGGAAAGGGAGCAGTTGACCAGGAGTAGGGCAAAATGGTTTATGGACGAGCCAACGCTGTCAACCTATTCGGTGTCTGAAGTACAGGCGGCTTTTATCGCACATCCGGAGTTGCGGGTACGTACCGAGGTAAACTACCGTACGGACAACAAGGACCTGATGAACGACGCTACAGTTGATCATGGCCTGATGAAAACAACAGAACACAAGCACAAGGCGATCCTGACCCGTGACGCTTCATTGAAAAGGATGGAGAACGCGCATCTGGTCGTTGAAGGGGCTAACCTGAAACGCAACGAATATGGCAGTAAGTTATTTGCCGATTTCTTCTTCTTCATTACAGGATTCCACGGATTCCACGTATTTTCAGGTGTGATCATCAACATCATTATTTTCTTCAATGTGCTGTTAGGTACCTATGAGAAGAGGAGAAGCTACGAAATGATCGAGAAAGTCGGTTTGTACTGGCACTTCGTGGATTTGGTTTGGGTATTCGTATTTACAGTTTTCTATCTGGTTTAA
- a CDS encoding cytochrome C oxidase subunit IV family protein has translation MAHGAHASNTSRIWKVFILLSVVTIIEVALGIYKPEILHARHLLGMNLLNWVFYALTIFKAYYIVWAFMHMEGEKASLRWAVVLPVIFLVLYLLFILLTEADYIFEVFKNSTIKWNF, from the coding sequence ATGGCACACGGCGCGCATGCTTCAAATACAAGCAGGATCTGGAAAGTTTTCATCCTGTTGTCAGTAGTAACCATTATTGAAGTGGCATTGGGTATTTACAAACCTGAAATACTTCATGCGAGGCACTTACTTGGGATGAACCTTTTAAACTGGGTTTTCTACGCCCTGACCATTTTCAAGGCCTATTATATCGTATGGGCATTCATGCACATGGAGGGCGAAAAGGCAAGCCTGCGTTGGGCCGTAGTCCTTCCGGTGATTTTCCTGGTATTGTATCTGCTTTTTATACTTTTGACCGAAGCCGATTATATATTTGAGGTGTTTAAGAATTCTACGATAAAATGGAATTTTTAA